In one window of Nocardia brasiliensis DNA:
- a CDS encoding dihydrofolate reductase family protein encodes MRKLKLQVQTTVDGYMAGTNGEMDWMTFPWTADVGAYIAEIMRPVDTIVLGRNLAEGFIPTWAGRTPEDGEDQETIDWMNNTPKVVISNSLTESPWENATVAGGDLTKIITELKSQPGGDLIVYGGGTLVAALLAAELVDEIHLFVNATAIGAGMPVFAPGAYQRLRAVGATPFDCGIIALHFEPRRS; translated from the coding sequence ATGCGCAAGCTCAAGCTCCAGGTCCAGACCACCGTCGACGGTTACATGGCGGGCACGAACGGGGAGATGGACTGGATGACCTTCCCGTGGACCGCCGATGTCGGCGCCTACATCGCCGAGATCATGCGGCCGGTCGACACCATCGTGCTCGGCCGCAACCTCGCCGAGGGCTTCATCCCCACCTGGGCGGGCCGGACCCCCGAGGACGGCGAGGACCAGGAGACCATCGACTGGATGAACAACACCCCCAAGGTCGTCATCTCGAACTCGCTCACCGAATCGCCTTGGGAGAACGCCACGGTGGCGGGCGGTGACCTCACGAAGATCATCACCGAGCTGAAGTCGCAGCCCGGCGGCGACCTCATCGTTTACGGCGGCGGCACCCTCGTCGCCGCCCTGCTCGCCGCCGAACTCGTCGACGAGATCCACCTGTTCGTCAACGCCACCGCCATCGGCGCCGGCATGCCGGTCTTCGCCCCCGGCGCCTACCAGCGCCTGCGCGCGGTCGGCGCCACCCCCTTCGACTGCGGCATCATCGCGCTGCACTTCGAGCCGCGGCGTTCGTGA